One genomic segment of Rubeoparvulum massiliense includes these proteins:
- a CDS encoding DUF5665 domain-containing protein yields the protein MSTDETDKNEKSNTSIHQQHLDSLNLFLTRVNIADLITNFNRPGYVFRINFLAGLARGLGLTVGTGIILAVTVYILGQFVSLPIIGEYIADLLEYINLSLNSRIPHP from the coding sequence ATGTCAACTGATGAAACAGATAAAAATGAAAAAAGCAATACCTCCATACATCAGCAACACTTAGATTCTCTTAATCTATTTTTGACCAGGGTCAATATCGCTGATCTGATTACGAACTTTAACCGGCCAGGTTATGTGTTTCGTATCAATTTTCTCGCTGGATTGGCACGTGGTCTTGGCCTAACAGTGGGTACAGGAATTATTCTAGCTGTCACAGTCTATATTCTTGGGCAATTTGTTTCACTGCCTATTATTGGTGAGTATATTGCAGACCTCTTAGAATATATCAATTTATCCTTAAATTCTCGAATCCCTCACCCCTAA
- a CDS encoding YlaH-like family protein produces the protein MMRTIRPFLHTFSVIGLLLLMLVLYPWASSSATSNPSTSFNWQMVQATVDIPNRVIEVSGVPDDTPLQIILQIGTDQLRLEEATGGIRQFTGIDPKYLQDDATLQFELKGHAYLYRFSKVYVTADQIKQKAIVHGPSKGKVTYQIHNQNGELLLENDVNLNSEGILKLDVVELLEGKTVEEGSSIEVIVADDTGLKYHSQQYFTISWIDRYAFLIIVFLSAMMYHLGFAKRLPILKTLIIYLLLIVGCIPLIMLRALGLPIISALSVGVAILLVYRIVRKRPYFSEQVGGL, from the coding sequence ATGATGAGAACAATCAGGCCATTTCTCCACACTTTCTCAGTGATTGGTTTGCTACTACTCATGTTGGTGCTCTATCCATGGGCAAGTTCCTCTGCAACGTCCAATCCATCAACGAGCTTCAATTGGCAGATGGTACAGGCAACGGTAGATATTCCTAACAGGGTCATTGAGGTAAGTGGAGTTCCTGATGATACACCGCTCCAAATTATACTGCAAATAGGAACGGATCAGCTTCGCTTAGAGGAAGCAACGGGAGGCATCCGCCAATTTACAGGGATTGATCCCAAGTATCTTCAGGACGATGCAACATTGCAGTTCGAATTGAAAGGTCATGCTTATCTTTACCGCTTTTCTAAGGTATATGTAACCGCTGACCAAATCAAACAAAAAGCAATTGTCCATGGACCAAGCAAGGGTAAGGTTACCTATCAGATTCATAATCAAAATGGAGAACTTCTTCTAGAAAATGATGTTAATCTTAACAGTGAAGGGATACTGAAGCTGGATGTTGTGGAACTCTTAGAAGGGAAGACCGTGGAAGAAGGATCAAGCATTGAGGTCATCGTAGCAGATGATACAGGATTAAAATATCATTCTCAGCAATATTTTACCATTTCATGGATTGATCGTTATGCATTTCTTATTATTGTGTTTCTATCGGCTATGATGTATCACTTAGGCTTTGCAAAGAGATTGCCCATCTTAAAAACGTTAATTATCTATTTGCTTTTAATCGTCGGGTGTATTCCTCTGATTATGCTACGAGCTTTGGGACTTCCAATTATTTCAGCACTTTCTGTAGGTGTAGCCATCCTGCTCGTCTATCGCATTGTCCGTAAGCGTCCCTATTTTTCCGAACAGGTAGGGGGATTATAA
- a CDS encoding deoxyribonuclease IV: MKIGCHISVSKGFYPAAQRAVELGASSFQIFTKNPRGLRPKKLDMEDAKQGAQYCETHDLAVVAHTPYITNLSTADPELWEKTVSSIREDLEIASAYGAVGAVVHCGKHVGNGEEYGTKRMVETLDTILEEYNGSTLLLLENTAGQGTELGQSVEKLMEIRHQTKYPEKIGFCFDTCHAFAAGIWNHESYHELVHTMDETDYLDHLVAIHFNDSKAPYGSRKDRHEKIGQGEIGADALRLFLEDEHFQHLPVVLETPVANELEYADEIQYLHQLKGGV, encoded by the coding sequence ATGAAAATTGGATGTCATATTAGTGTAAGTAAGGGGTTTTACCCTGCTGCCCAACGTGCCGTGGAATTAGGAGCAAGCTCTTTTCAAATCTTTACGAAGAATCCACGGGGGCTACGTCCAAAAAAATTAGATATGGAAGATGCTAAACAAGGGGCTCAATATTGTGAGACCCATGATTTGGCTGTTGTAGCGCATACGCCTTATATAACTAATCTTTCAACGGCTGATCCGGAATTATGGGAGAAAACGGTCTCCTCCATACGTGAAGATTTGGAGATCGCAAGTGCCTATGGTGCTGTAGGTGCTGTGGTTCACTGTGGTAAGCATGTGGGAAACGGTGAAGAATATGGAACAAAACGAATGGTGGAAACCCTTGATACGATCCTAGAGGAGTATAATGGTTCAACACTGTTACTCTTGGAGAACACAGCAGGCCAAGGGACTGAATTGGGGCAATCGGTGGAGAAATTGATGGAGATCCGTCATCAAACGAAGTATCCAGAGAAGATCGGATTTTGTTTTGATACATGCCATGCTTTTGCCGCAGGAATTTGGAATCATGAAAGCTATCATGAACTGGTTCATACCATGGACGAAACAGATTATCTCGATCATTTAGTGGCGATTCACTTCAATGATAGTAAAGCGCCCTATGGAAGTCGGAAGGATCGTCATGAAAAGATTGGCCAAGGGGAGATTGGTGCTGACGCCTTGCGCCTCTTTTTGGAGGATGAACATTTTCAGCATCTTCCTGTGGTTTTAGAAACTCCAGTAGCTAATGAACTAGAGTATGCCGATGAGATTCAATATCTCCATCAGCTCAAGGGAGGAGTGTGA